Proteins from one Malania oleifera isolate guangnan ecotype guangnan chromosome 4, ASM2987363v1, whole genome shotgun sequence genomic window:
- the LOC131152735 gene encoding thioredoxin-like protein YLS8: MSYLLPHLHSGWAVDQAILAEEERLVVIRFGHDWDETCMQMDEVLASVAETIKNFAVLYLVDITEVPDFNTMYELYDPSTVMFFFRNKHIMIDLGTGNNNKINWALKDKQEFIDIIETVYRGARKGRGLVIAPKDYSTKYRY; the protein is encoded by the exons ATGTCGTATCTGTTGCCTCACCTGCACTCTGGATGGGCCGTGGATCAAGCCATCCTAGCTGAGGAAGAACGTCTTGTAGTCATCCGATTCGGCCACGACTGGGATGAAACCTGTATGCAG ATGGATGAAGTGCTAGCATCGGTTGCGGAGACAATAAAGAACTTTGCTGTGCTATACTTGGTGGACATCACAGAGGTTCCTGATTTCAACACCATGTATGAGTTGTATGATCCATCCACAGTCATGTTTTTCTTTCGAAACAAGCACATTATGATTGACCTTGGCACGGGAAACAACAACAAAATTAATTGGGCTCTCAAGGACAAGCAGGAATTTATTGACATTATTGAGACTGTTTATCGTGGAGCTAGGAAGGGCCGTGGTCTAGTGATCGCACCCAAAGACTACTCCACCAAATACCGTTACTGA